TTATTTATATAGTTTATATATGAAGATTTTAATAATATCAGTTAATAACGAAAAAAACAATTATGGCACAGTACTTCCCTTTGGCGCATATTGTGTCTATGCAAATACAAAAAAAGCAGGATTAGATGTTGATTTTCTTGACTTACTTGATTGCCCTAATCCAATAATAGCAATAAAAGATACCATAAAACACAGCAAGCCCGATTATATTAGTGTATCAATTAGAAATATTGATAATCAAGATATGGAGAAACCAATCTTTTATCTGACAAATATCAGAGATTATATTAACTCAATAAAAGAAACCACATCTTCAGTGATAATACTAGGTGGTGCTGGTTTTAGTATTTTTCCTAAAGAATGTCTTGATTACCTTGATATTAATCTCGGTATTGTTGGTGAAGGTGAAAAAACATTTCCGGCACTAATAAATAATTTAAGTAAAAGCAGATTAGATATTAGAAAAAAACATATAATCTATAGCAGTTTTAAAGAAAATATAGATACCTATATACTACCAGATAGTAAATTAATTAATAGTAAAAACAACAATAATATAATCTTACCAATACAAACGCGTAAGGGTTGTCCTCTCAACTGTATATACTGCTCAACACATCTAATTGAAGGAACAACTATTAGGTCTAGAAATATAAACACATTTGTTGAATGGCTTTCTAAATGGGTTAAGGAAGGTTACAAACATTTTTATTTTGTGGACAACACGTTCAACATACCCACAGACTACACTAAGAAACTTTTAAACAAAATTATTGAGAGTAAACTGCCCATTAGATTTAACTGCATGTTATACCCAAAATTTGTTGACAGTGAAATGATTTTGCTATTAAAAAAGGCAGGATGTTATCAAGTAAGTCTAGGCTTTGAAAGTGGTAGCAACAATATCTTAAAAATACTAAATAAAAAATACACAAAAGAAGAAGTTTTAAAGATATCAGAGCAGCTAAATAAAAATAAAATCGAACAATTAGGTTTTTTACTCCTTGGGGGACCTAATGAAAATTTAGAAACACTTGTAGAGTCACTAAATTTTATAAAGAATCTACCCCTTGATATGTTAAAAATTACAAAGGGCATTCGCATATACCCTAATACAAAACTTGCAAAAATTGCTATAAAAGAGAACAAAATAAGTAAAGACACTAATCTACTATATCCAACATTTTACTGTTCATCAGAAATTAATAATCCCAATGTTAATAAAATATTATCTACATTTATAAATAACGTAAATTTTAAAGTATTATAAATATCTATTAAAGCATAGACTCCTTAAATATACGTGTTAAAACATCGTCGTTAACAGTAATAGGTGCTAAAGGGAGTAAAATTTTTCCAAGCATTGACTCTTTAGTCATTTTCACTAATTTTGGTATATCGTTTTCTGAGAAATATTTTTTCATACTTGTTGATTGCCCAACACTATTAAACCATTTTCTAATTTTCTCAACAGCATAATCTCCTTCACCAGGTAAGCCTTTTAACTCTGGAACAATAGGATGATACAGGCTGGCCAAAACTTCTGGCACTGCATGGTATATCTCTTTAATAATTGCTGGTAGTAAAATACCTAAACCATCGCCATGGATAACTTCTGGATTTAGAGCGCTCATTGCATGTTCCATAGAATGGGTAATATGTAGAAGCCCTATATCAAAAGATATCCCAGCTATAGCAGAAGCATACATTAGCCAGTATCTTGGTATTATATTTTTTGGCTCCACAATTGCCTGTGGTAGATAAGTCGCAACCAAAGAAATAGCTTCCTTTGCTAATGATATTGAATATGGGTTTGTAGTGATAGTTGTTGCTGCTTCTGTAGAGTGGTTAACTGCATCAATACTTGTAGAAATAATTTGATTTAAAGGTAGCGTCAATGTAAGCTCTGGATCATCAATTGAATATGTTGGATAAATATGCGGAGAATTAATAAGAGGTTTATCATGACCATCAGACTGAGCAACGGCAAAAGCATCGGTTTCACTTCCTGTCCCGTGGGCAGTGTTAATTGCAACAATTGGAAGCGCACCTTTGATCTCTTCACCTTTCTCATAAAATTCAACTGCCTTTTTGCCAGGGTGAAACATTAAAACTGCCGCAGTTTTTGCCGTATCAATAACAGACCCACCTCCAATAGCTATAATTGCATTGGCATTTGCTTTGGACCCAATTTGTGCAGCCTCTTCACAGTTATCATAAGTTGGATTAGGCCTTACACTATCATAGTGTTCAAAACCTTCTGATTCTTTCTCTAAAACAGGTTTTACAACATCCCAAGCTCCACATGCCTTATAAGCTACCTTATCAGTTACAACTAAAAATTTGCCATGCCCTTTATTGCGCAAATCCTTTACTATATCTTCAATCTTATTTATTGCAGTTACACCAAAATAAGTAATTGGCCTTGCAGGTTGCAAAGTAAATACCTTTTTAACATCAATTTTAACATCATAAGATTTCATAACTTACCCCCTAAAATAATATTTTATTATTAATATATAGTATAAAAAAGTTTTGTAAACAAAATATTATCTTTTC
This genomic stretch from Deferribacterota bacterium harbors:
- a CDS encoding radical SAM protein — translated: MKILIISVNNEKNNYGTVLPFGAYCVYANTKKAGLDVDFLDLLDCPNPIIAIKDTIKHSKPDYISVSIRNIDNQDMEKPIFYLTNIRDYINSIKETTSSVIILGGAGFSIFPKECLDYLDINLGIVGEGEKTFPALINNLSKSRLDIRKKHIIYSSFKENIDTYILPDSKLINSKNNNNIILPIQTRKGCPLNCIYCSTHLIEGTTIRSRNINTFVEWLSKWVKEGYKHFYFVDNTFNIPTDYTKKLLNKIIESKLPIRFNCMLYPKFVDSEMILLLKKAGCYQVSLGFESGSNNILKILNKKYTKEEVLKISEQLNKNKIEQLGFLLLGGPNENLETLVESLNFIKNLPLDMLKITKGIRIYPNTKLAKIAIKENKISKDTNLLYPTFYCSSEINNPNVNKILSTFINNVNFKVL
- a CDS encoding iron-containing alcohol dehydrogenase; this translates as MKSYDVKIDVKKVFTLQPARPITYFGVTAINKIEDIVKDLRNKGHGKFLVVTDKVAYKACGAWDVVKPVLEKESEGFEHYDSVRPNPTYDNCEEAAQIGSKANANAIIAIGGGSVIDTAKTAAVLMFHPGKKAVEFYEKGEEIKGALPIVAINTAHGTGSETDAFAVAQSDGHDKPLINSPHIYPTYSIDDPELTLTLPLNQIISTSIDAVNHSTEAATTITTNPYSISLAKEAISLVATYLPQAIVEPKNIIPRYWLMYASAIAGISFDIGLLHITHSMEHAMSALNPEVIHGDGLGILLPAIIKEIYHAVPEVLASLYHPIVPELKGLPGEGDYAVEKIRKWFNSVGQSTSMKKYFSENDIPKLVKMTKESMLGKILLPLAPITVNDDVLTRIFKESML